In Halomonas denitrificans, one DNA window encodes the following:
- the aceE gene encoding pyruvate dehydrogenase (acetyl-transferring), homodimeric type, with translation MVDQYSDPKDQYPEETREWLESLEAVIDREGAERAHFLLDKLVELARRSGAHLPFDLTTAYINTIPPAREPNMPGDGALERRIRSIIRWNAMAMVVRAARRGGELGGHIASFASAATLYDVGFNHFFKGPDHPDGSDLVYIQGHSSPGIYARAFLEGRLSKEQLDGFRQEVDGEGLSSYPHPWLMPDFWQLPTVSMGLGPIMAIYQARFLKYLTNRQLTDAGKRKVWCFMGDGECDEPESLGAISLAGREKLDNLIFVVNCNLQRLDGPVRGNGKIIQELEGVFRGAGWNVIKVIWGSYWDPLLARDTKGLLRKRMEEAIDGEYQKYKAMDGGYVREHFFGAYDELKELVADMSDEDIWRLNRGGHDPYKIHAAYHAATHHEGAPTVILAKTIKGYGLGQSGEGMNISHQQKKLDDEGVKYFRDRFNVPVRDEDLADVPYYHPGADSDEVRYMKERRSKLGGFLPQRSSEAPKLEIPDLEAFETVLKGSGDREISTTMAFVRVLAVLLRDKNLKDNVVPIICDEGRTFGMEGLFRQIGIYAPFGQLYEPVDSDQLAFYKEDKAGQVLQEGITEAGSMSSWIAAATSYASNGLPMIPFYAFYSMFGFQRVGDLAWAAGDMRARGFLIGGTSGRTTLNGEGLQHEDGHSHVLAGTIPNCVTYDPTFGYELAVILHDGLRRMYVDQEDVYYYITTLNENYKHPPMPEGCEDGIRKGMYLFRDAGWEKGDRERRAVVQLMGSGAILNEVIAAAEILEEQFKVASDIWSVTSFNELRKEAVAVNRSNRLRPEEQGELPYISQLLIDREGPVIAATDYIRGYADQVRAFIPHRDYLVLGTDGFGRSDTRENLRKFFEVDRYHIAYAALAGLYQREEISRSELFAARDKLGIDPEKPLPTSV, from the coding sequence ATGGTAGACCAGTATTCCGATCCGAAGGACCAGTACCCGGAAGAAACCCGCGAGTGGCTGGAATCGCTGGAAGCGGTGATCGACCGCGAGGGCGCCGAGCGCGCCCACTTCCTGCTCGACAAGCTGGTCGAACTGGCGCGCCGCTCCGGTGCCCACCTGCCGTTCGACCTGACCACCGCCTACATCAACACGATCCCGCCGGCGCGCGAGCCCAACATGCCCGGAGACGGCGCGCTGGAGCGGCGGATCCGGTCGATCATCCGCTGGAACGCCATGGCCATGGTCGTGCGCGCGGCACGGCGCGGCGGTGAGCTCGGCGGCCACATCGCCAGCTTCGCCTCGGCAGCCACGCTCTACGACGTGGGCTTCAACCATTTCTTCAAGGGACCCGACCATCCGGACGGATCCGACCTGGTCTACATCCAGGGCCATTCTTCGCCGGGCATCTACGCGCGCGCGTTCCTCGAGGGCCGCTTGAGCAAGGAGCAGCTCGACGGCTTCCGCCAGGAGGTCGACGGCGAGGGCCTGAGTTCCTATCCGCACCCGTGGTTGATGCCGGACTTCTGGCAGCTTCCGACGGTCTCGATGGGCCTGGGGCCGATCATGGCGATCTACCAGGCCCGGTTCCTCAAGTACCTGACCAACCGGCAGCTGACCGATGCCGGCAAGCGCAAGGTCTGGTGCTTCATGGGCGACGGCGAATGCGACGAGCCCGAGTCCCTGGGGGCGATCTCGCTGGCCGGGCGCGAGAAGCTCGACAACCTGATCTTCGTCGTCAACTGCAACCTGCAGCGTCTCGACGGTCCGGTCCGGGGCAACGGCAAGATCATCCAGGAGCTCGAAGGCGTGTTCCGCGGGGCCGGCTGGAACGTGATCAAGGTGATCTGGGGGTCGTACTGGGACCCGCTGCTGGCCCGCGACACGAAGGGCCTGCTGCGCAAGCGAATGGAAGAGGCGATCGACGGCGAGTACCAGAAGTACAAGGCCATGGACGGCGGCTACGTCCGCGAGCACTTCTTCGGCGCGTACGACGAGCTGAAGGAATTGGTCGCCGACATGAGCGACGAGGACATCTGGCGCCTGAACCGCGGCGGCCACGACCCGTACAAGATCCACGCGGCCTATCACGCCGCCACCCATCACGAAGGCGCGCCGACGGTCATCCTCGCCAAGACCATCAAGGGCTACGGCCTGGGCCAGTCGGGCGAGGGCATGAACATCTCGCACCAGCAGAAGAAGCTCGACGACGAGGGGGTGAAGTACTTCCGCGACCGCTTCAACGTGCCGGTCCGCGACGAGGACCTGGCCGACGTGCCGTACTACCATCCCGGTGCCGACTCCGACGAAGTCCGCTACATGAAGGAGCGCAGGAGCAAGCTGGGCGGGTTCCTGCCGCAGCGCTCCAGCGAGGCGCCGAAGCTGGAGATTCCCGACCTCGAGGCCTTCGAGACCGTGCTCAAGGGATCGGGCGATCGCGAGATCTCCACCACCATGGCCTTCGTGCGGGTCCTGGCCGTGCTGCTGCGCGACAAGAACCTGAAGGACAACGTCGTGCCGATCATCTGCGACGAGGGCCGGACCTTCGGCATGGAAGGCCTGTTCCGCCAGATCGGAATCTACGCGCCCTTCGGCCAGCTCTACGAGCCGGTCGACTCGGACCAGCTGGCGTTCTACAAGGAAGACAAGGCCGGGCAGGTGCTGCAGGAAGGCATCACGGAGGCCGGTTCGATGAGCTCCTGGATCGCAGCCGCGACCAGCTATGCGTCGAACGGCCTGCCGATGATTCCGTTCTACGCGTTCTATTCGATGTTCGGCTTCCAGCGGGTGGGCGACCTGGCCTGGGCGGCCGGCGACATGCGCGCCCGCGGCTTCCTGATCGGCGGCACCTCGGGCCGAACCACGCTCAACGGCGAAGGCCTGCAGCACGAGGACGGACACAGCCACGTGCTGGCCGGCACCATTCCGAACTGCGTGACCTACGACCCGACCTTCGGCTACGAGCTGGCCGTGATCCTGCACGACGGCCTGCGCCGCATGTACGTGGACCAGGAAGACGTCTACTACTACATCACCACGCTGAACGAGAACTACAAGCACCCGCCGATGCCGGAGGGTTGCGAGGACGGCATCCGGAAAGGCATGTACCTGTTCAGGGACGCCGGCTGGGAGAAGGGCGATCGTGAACGTCGCGCGGTGGTCCAGCTGATGGGCTCCGGCGCCATCCTCAACGAGGTGATCGCCGCGGCCGAGATCCTGGAAGAGCAGTTCAAGGTCGCGAGCGATATCTGGTCGGTCACCAGCTTCAACGAGCTGCGCAAGGAGGCGGTTGCGGTCAACCGATCCAATCGCCTGCGGCCGGAGGAGCAGGGCGAGCTGCCGTACATCAGCCAGCTGCTCATCGACCGCGAGGGGCCGGTGATCGCGGCCACGGACTACATCCGCGGCTACGCCGACCAGGTCCGGGCGTTCATTCCGCACCGCGACTACCTGGTGCTGGGCACCGACGGTTTCGGCCGGTCGGATACGCGCGAGAACCTGAGGAAGTTCTTCGAGGTCGATCGCTACCACATCGCCTACGCAGCACTTGCGGGCCTGTACCAGCGCGAGGAAATCAGCCGCTCCGAGCTCTTCGCCGCCCGCGACAAGCTCGGCATCGACCCGGAAAAGCCGCTGCCGACGTCGGTTTGA
- a CDS encoding SDR family oxidoreductase — MTMQATGWRLDGRRALITGGGRGIGWATARTLAERGAEVWLMARSEAELDERVDELRSRGARAHALPGDVSDPERRRHALDRLLDATETLDILVNNAGFNIRKAAIDLASEDVRSVLETNLLGAFELTRALYGPLRHADAGCVVNVSSVAGHTHLRTGAAYAMSKAALDQLTRNLACEWAADGIRVNAVAPWYIETPLAGQVLSDPDYLAEVLARTPLKRIGRPEEVAATIAFLCMPGAAYITGQVLSVDGGFSVYGF; from the coding sequence ATGACCATGCAAGCGACCGGATGGCGACTGGACGGCCGCCGCGCCCTGATCACCGGCGGAGGCCGCGGGATCGGCTGGGCCACCGCGCGGACGCTGGCCGAGCGCGGCGCGGAGGTCTGGTTGATGGCCCGCAGCGAGGCCGAACTCGACGAACGGGTCGACGAGCTGCGCTCGCGCGGCGCCCGGGCCCACGCGCTTCCCGGGGACGTGTCCGACCCGGAACGCCGCCGGCACGCCCTGGACCGCCTGCTCGACGCCACCGAAACGCTCGACATCCTGGTCAACAATGCCGGGTTCAACATCCGCAAGGCGGCCATCGACCTGGCGTCCGAGGATGTGCGCTCGGTGCTGGAGACCAACCTGCTCGGCGCCTTCGAGCTGACCCGCGCGCTGTACGGCCCGCTGCGTCACGCCGATGCCGGCTGCGTGGTCAACGTCTCCTCGGTTGCCGGCCACACGCACCTGCGCACCGGCGCCGCCTACGCCATGAGCAAGGCCGCGCTCGACCAGCTGACCCGCAACCTGGCCTGCGAATGGGCTGCCGACGGCATCCGGGTCAATGCAGTGGCGCCCTGGTACATCGAGACCCCACTGGCCGGGCAGGTGCTCTCCGACCCGGACTACCTCGCCGAAGTGCTCGCCCGGACCCCGCTGAAACGCATCGGCCGCCCCGAAGAAGTCGCCGCGACCATCGCCTTCCTGTGCATGCCCGGCGCCGCCTACATCACCGGCCAGGTCCTCTCCGTCGACGGCGGCTTCAGCGTCTACGGCTTCTGA